In a genomic window of Mucilaginibacter sp. KACC 22063:
- the fabF gene encoding beta-ketoacyl-ACP synthase II, with amino-acid sequence MEFKRVVVTGLGALTPIGNTVAEYWSGLINGVSGAAFIKSFDTTHFKTKFACEVKNFDADAFLGRKDARKLDPFVHYALFSTEEAVKDAELNFDTLDTNRIGVIWGSGIGGLKTFLDEVVNFAKGDGSPRFNPFFIPKMIADIAPGHISIKYGLRGPNFTTVSACASSNNSLIDAFNYIRLGKANMFITGGSEAIINEAGIGGFNAMHALSTRNDDPATASRPFDLDRDGFVAGEGAGTIILEELEHAKARGAKIYAEMVGGGMSADAYHMTAPHPEGLGAALVMKAALEDANMTPADIDYVNVHGTSTPIGDPQEVKAITDAYGDDVYRINISSTKSMTGHLLGAAGAVEAIAAILAVKNDIIPPTINHFTDDPAFDNRINFTFNQAQKRVVRAAQSNGFGFGGHNASVIFKKYQD; translated from the coding sequence ATGGAGTTTAAAAGAGTTGTAGTAACCGGGCTTGGCGCACTTACTCCAATTGGAAACACCGTTGCAGAATACTGGAGCGGGTTGATCAATGGAGTGAGTGGGGCTGCCTTTATCAAAAGTTTTGATACAACCCATTTCAAAACCAAGTTTGCCTGCGAGGTAAAGAATTTTGATGCCGATGCGTTTCTGGGCCGTAAAGATGCCCGGAAGCTGGATCCTTTTGTGCATTATGCACTGTTTTCAACAGAAGAAGCTGTTAAAGATGCCGAACTGAATTTTGACACCTTAGATACCAATCGTATCGGTGTGATCTGGGGTTCGGGTATCGGCGGCTTAAAAACCTTTCTGGACGAAGTAGTGAATTTTGCTAAAGGTGACGGTTCGCCGCGGTTTAATCCTTTCTTTATCCCTAAAATGATTGCTGATATCGCCCCGGGCCATATCTCCATCAAATACGGCTTACGCGGACCGAACTTTACCACTGTATCTGCCTGCGCATCATCAAACAATTCGCTTATTGACGCCTTTAACTACATCCGTTTAGGCAAAGCGAACATGTTTATCACAGGCGGTTCAGAGGCGATTATTAATGAGGCCGGTATTGGCGGTTTTAACGCCATGCATGCGCTTTCTACCCGCAATGATGACCCTGCAACGGCATCGCGCCCGTTTGATCTTGACCGCGACGGTTTTGTTGCCGGTGAAGGTGCAGGTACCATTATACTGGAAGAGCTGGAGCATGCCAAAGCACGTGGTGCAAAAATTTATGCTGAAATGGTAGGCGGTGGCATGAGTGCCGATGCTTATCACATGACAGCTCCGCATCCCGAAGGCTTAGGTGCTGCCCTGGTAATGAAAGCTGCCCTTGAAGATGCTAATATGACACCTGCAGATATTGATTACGTTAACGTACACGGTACGTCAACGCCTATCGGCGACCCACAGGAAGTTAAAGCTATAACAGATGCTTACGGTGATGATGTTTACCGCATTAATATCAGCTCGACCAAATCAATGACCGGTCACCTTTTAGGTGCTGCCGGTGCGGTTGAAGCTATTGCGGCCATCCTTGCTGTTAAAAATGATATCATTCCGCCAACCATCAACCACTTTACTGATGATCCGGCATTTGACAATCGTATTAACTTTACCTTTAACCAGGCGCAAAAACGTGTTGTGCGCGCTGCACAAAGCAATGGCTTTGGTTTTGGTGGGCATAATGCTTCTGTGATATTTAAAAAATACCAAGATTAA
- the pyk gene encoding pyruvate kinase: MKLSNNRTKIVATMGPASAKRDVLLAMIQAGVNVCRLNFSHGKPEDHQKVIDLIRDINQQYKLNVGILADLQGPKIRIGLVKDGGVHLVNGKQVKITTNECIGDDEQIYITYESFPQDVKAGETILLDDGKLQLKVVETNRKDTVICEVLHGGILTSRKGVNLPNTKVSIPSLTEEDIENLEFALQSDVEWIGLSFVRNAQDIIDLKRIIARNNKSARVIAKIEKPEAIDNIDAIIAETDGVMVARGDLGVEMPLEEVPLLQKMIARKCRAASKPVIVATQMLESMITTPRPTRAEVNDVANSVLDGADAVMLSGETSVGEFPLIVIETMAKIVRNVEELGYPFYANKDSVENPASPNYLSDALCGSAVYLAEHTNASAIVSMTTSGYTAFEISSHRPKANTYIFTSNQHLLNTLSLLWGVKAFYYDGLESTDKSINDVNSILKTENLVETGDVVINTAAVPIKAQGKTNMLKVTVVE, encoded by the coding sequence ATGAAACTATCTAACAACAGAACTAAAATTGTGGCTACAATGGGCCCAGCCTCGGCCAAGAGGGATGTGTTATTAGCCATGATCCAGGCGGGCGTAAACGTGTGCCGCTTAAATTTTTCGCACGGTAAGCCCGAAGATCATCAGAAAGTGATCGATCTGATCCGCGATATTAACCAGCAATACAAGCTTAATGTTGGCATCCTGGCCGATTTACAAGGCCCTAAAATCCGCATTGGCCTGGTTAAAGATGGCGGTGTACATTTAGTAAATGGCAAACAGGTTAAAATTACAACCAATGAGTGCATCGGCGACGACGAGCAGATATATATTACTTACGAGTCGTTCCCTCAGGATGTTAAAGCTGGTGAAACCATATTGCTTGACGACGGTAAACTACAGCTTAAAGTAGTTGAAACCAACAGAAAAGATACTGTTATCTGCGAAGTACTGCATGGTGGCATCTTAACTTCACGCAAGGGTGTTAACCTTCCTAATACTAAGGTGTCTATCCCAAGCTTAACTGAAGAAGACATCGAAAACCTTGAATTTGCTTTACAAAGCGATGTAGAGTGGATAGGCTTATCATTTGTACGTAACGCACAGGATATTATTGACCTTAAACGCATCATTGCCCGCAATAATAAATCGGCACGCGTAATTGCCAAGATCGAAAAACCGGAAGCTATTGACAACATAGACGCTATTATTGCCGAAACAGACGGTGTAATGGTTGCCCGCGGTGACCTTGGTGTTGAGATGCCGCTTGAAGAAGTGCCTTTGTTGCAAAAAATGATTGCACGTAAATGCCGTGCGGCTTCAAAACCGGTAATTGTTGCTACCCAGATGCTGGAGTCAATGATCACTACGCCACGCCCGACACGTGCCGAGGTTAACGACGTTGCCAACTCTGTTTTAGACGGTGCCGACGCGGTGATGCTAAGCGGTGAAACTTCTGTAGGCGAATTCCCGCTGATTGTTATTGAAACGATGGCTAAAATCGTTCGTAACGTTGAAGAACTTGGCTATCCGTTTTATGCAAACAAAGACAGTGTTGAAAACCCTGCTTCGCCAAATTATTTAAGCGATGCGCTTTGCGGTTCTGCTGTTTATTTAGCAGAGCATACCAATGCTTCGGCTATTGTTTCCATGACAACTTCGGGCTATACGGCGTTCGAGATTTCGAGCCACCGCCCTAAAGCCAATACTTACATTTTTACATCAAACCAGCACCTGCTTAATACATTAAGCTTGCTTTGGGGTGTAAAGGCCTTTTACTATGACGGTTTAGAAAGTACTGATAAATCAATTAATGATGTAAACAGCATACTTAAAACTGAAAACCTGGTTGAAACCGGCGATGTGGTAATTAATACTGCAGCGGTGCCTATCAAAGCACAAGGCAAAACCAACATGCTAAAAGTTACTGTTGTAGAATAA
- a CDS encoding SulP family inorganic anion transporter, which translates to MKPYLRLFDFSQKINYKNEILAGLTVAMTMIPESLSFAILAGFPPLVGLYAALIMGLVTAIFGGRPGLVSGGAGATVVVLIALMKSNGIEYVFAAVALAGVIQILIGVFKLGKFIRLVPQPVMYGFVNGLAVIIFMAQLEQFKHVVDGQEQWLTGQPLFIMGALVALTIAIILLLPKITKAIPPSLVAIIVVFALVLGFGIPTKVVRDIAAVSGSLPPFHVPQVPFNLNTLQIVLPYALIMSCVGLTEGLLTLNLVDEMTGTKGNSNRECIAQGSANMLNGFFFGMGGCPMIAQTLVNLSAGARARLSGIIAALTILLIILAGAPVIERVPMAALTGVMIMVAVGTFEWVSFRIINKMPKQDIFVGILVAVITVWLHNLALAVLIGVIISALVFAWESAKRIRARKYLDEKGTKHYEIYGPLFFGSVTAFNEKFDVTNDPEQVIIDFKDSRVADMSAIEALNKLTERYHKAGKTLHLKHLSGDCRRLLKNAEDIIDVNIVEDPAYVIE; encoded by the coding sequence ATGAAGCCTTATTTGCGTCTTTTTGACTTTTCACAAAAAATTAATTATAAAAACGAAATCCTGGCAGGGCTAACCGTAGCCATGACCATGATCCCTGAATCATTATCTTTTGCCATACTTGCCGGTTTTCCGCCGCTGGTGGGTTTATATGCTGCCCTTATTATGGGTTTAGTTACCGCAATTTTTGGCGGCAGGCCGGGCCTGGTATCAGGCGGGGCGGGCGCTACCGTAGTGGTTTTAATAGCACTTATGAAATCTAACGGGATCGAATATGTGTTTGCAGCAGTAGCTTTAGCGGGTGTTATCCAGATATTGATCGGGGTTTTCAAACTGGGGAAATTTATAAGACTGGTACCGCAGCCTGTAATGTATGGCTTTGTAAACGGACTTGCCGTTATCATTTTTATGGCCCAGTTAGAACAATTTAAACACGTAGTTGACGGGCAAGAGCAATGGCTTACCGGGCAGCCATTGTTTATAATGGGCGCACTTGTGGCTTTAACAATAGCCATTATTCTGCTGCTGCCTAAAATAACAAAGGCAATCCCGCCATCGTTGGTGGCAATAATTGTGGTTTTTGCATTGGTACTGGGGTTTGGCATTCCTACTAAAGTGGTAAGAGACATTGCTGCGGTAAGCGGCAGTTTGCCCCCTTTCCATGTACCGCAGGTGCCGTTTAATTTAAATACATTGCAGATCGTGCTTCCTTATGCGCTAATTATGTCATGCGTAGGCTTAACAGAAGGCCTGCTTACTTTAAATCTGGTTGACGAGATGACAGGTACCAAAGGCAATAGTAACCGCGAGTGTATAGCGCAGGGCAGCGCAAACATGCTGAACGGGTTTTTCTTCGGCATGGGCGGCTGCCCCATGATTGCGCAAACACTGGTCAATCTTTCTGCCGGTGCAAGAGCAAGGCTGTCGGGTATTATAGCTGCGTTAACTATTTTGTTAATTATACTGGCAGGTGCCCCTGTTATTGAACGTGTGCCTATGGCTGCATTAACAGGTGTAATGATTATGGTAGCCGTAGGTACTTTTGAGTGGGTTAGTTTTCGTATCATTAACAAAATGCCTAAGCAGGATATTTTTGTAGGCATATTGGTGGCTGTAATTACCGTATGGCTGCATAACCTTGCACTTGCTGTACTTATTGGTGTTATTATTTCGGCATTGGTGTTTGCATGGGAAAGTGCTAAGCGCATCAGGGCACGTAAGTATCTCGACGAAAAAGGTACAAAGCATTATGAAATATATGGCCCGCTCTTTTTCGGTTCGGTAACGGCATTTAACGAAAAATTTGATGTAACAAATGATCCGGAACAGGTAATTATTGATTTTAAAGACAGCCGCGTAGCTGATATGTCGGCAATTGAAGCTTTGAACAAACTTACCGAACGGTATCATAAAGCAGGCAAAACCCTGCACCTTAAACACCTGAGCGGTGATTGCAGACGCTTACTGAAAAATGCCGAAGATATAATCGATGTTAATATTGTGGAAGACCCTGCATATGTAATAGAGTGA
- a CDS encoding YicC/YloC family endoribonuclease, with product MLKSMTGYGIAVTDSGSTKYTVEIKSLNSKFLELSLRMPKALSDKEFQLRTECNKQIERGKVNLSINIEYADAQNKAAGINTELLKHYYNQLKAASEALNEPANNLLQLALGLPEVVKFDEDTLSEDEWKQAESTFKQALAAFQKFRVDEGNVLEQELKNRIAIILNNLELVVNEEPKRVAIVRERLDNYLAEAVGRENVDQNRLEQELIYYIDKLDITEEKVRLKSHCDYFLETLKSDDANGKKLGFISQEIGREINTLGSKANDAAIQKLVVGMKEELEKIKEQLLNVL from the coding sequence ATGTTAAAGTCAATGACAGGGTACGGCATTGCTGTAACCGACTCTGGCAGCACCAAATATACGGTAGAGATCAAATCTCTGAACAGCAAGTTTCTCGAGCTGTCGCTGCGCATGCCTAAAGCTTTGTCTGATAAAGAATTTCAGTTGCGTACCGAATGCAACAAGCAGATAGAACGTGGTAAGGTAAATCTGAGCATCAATATTGAATATGCCGATGCGCAAAATAAAGCGGCCGGTATCAATACCGAACTGCTAAAGCATTATTACAACCAGTTAAAAGCAGCAAGTGAGGCTTTAAACGAGCCGGCAAATAATCTGCTGCAATTGGCTTTAGGCTTGCCCGAAGTAGTGAAATTTGATGAAGATACCCTGTCTGAAGACGAATGGAAACAGGCAGAAAGCACCTTTAAACAGGCATTGGCAGCATTTCAAAAATTCAGGGTGGATGAGGGCAACGTATTGGAGCAGGAGCTTAAAAACCGTATTGCTATCATACTGAATAACCTTGAACTGGTAGTTAACGAAGAGCCTAAACGTGTAGCCATTGTTCGCGAGCGTTTAGATAATTATTTGGCTGAGGCTGTAGGGCGTGAAAATGTAGATCAGAACAGGCTTGAGCAGGAGTTGATCTATTATATTGACAAGCTGGATATTACTGAAGAAAAGGTGCGCTTAAAAAGCCATTGCGATTACTTTTTAGAAACGCTGAAAAGTGACGACGCTAATGGTAAAAAGCTTGGATTTATATCGCAGGAAATTGGGCGAGAAATAAACACCCTCGGCTCAAAAGCAAATGA
- the rnc gene encoding ribonuclease III, with translation MPVRRFYKLYLSPSRKYVKTLKNLLGFVPGNLSLYRLAFRHKSVAQSVKKGVKNSNERLEFLGDAVLGSVVAEVLFKLYPYKDEGFLTELRSKIVNRVNLNQLGRKLGFEKLVEYDSRMISNTRQGSLLGDAFEALVGAVYLDKGYDFTKNFLINHIIKPHIDIHTLEQTETNFKSKLIEWCQRHGKDILFEHITNQDGESSKLFTICVNIDGDIMGTGKEFSKKLAEKLAAEKACEALGI, from the coding sequence ATGCCAGTAAGACGGTTTTATAAGCTTTACTTATCACCAAGCAGGAAATACGTAAAAACATTAAAAAATTTGCTCGGCTTTGTGCCGGGCAATTTGTCTTTATACCGGTTAGCATTTCGGCATAAGTCGGTTGCGCAAAGTGTAAAGAAGGGTGTTAAAAACAGTAATGAAAGGCTTGAATTTTTAGGCGATGCCGTGTTAGGCAGCGTTGTTGCCGAGGTGCTTTTTAAATTGTACCCCTACAAAGACGAAGGCTTTTTAACCGAGCTGCGTTCAAAAATAGTTAATCGTGTTAACCTTAATCAGCTGGGGCGTAAACTGGGGTTTGAAAAACTGGTGGAGTACGATAGCCGCATGATCAGTAATACCCGCCAGGGATCACTTTTAGGCGATGCTTTTGAAGCTTTGGTAGGTGCTGTATACCTGGATAAGGGATATGATTTTACCAAAAACTTTCTGATCAATCACATCATTAAGCCGCACATTGATATCCATACATTAGAGCAAACCGAAACTAATTTTAAGAGCAAGCTGATTGAATGGTGCCAGCGCCACGGCAAAGATATTCTTTTTGAGCATATCACTAATCAGGATGGCGAAAGCAGCAAATTGTTTACGATTTGTGTAAACATTGACGGCGATATTATGGGTACCGGTAAAGAATTCAGTAAAAAGCTTGCCGAGAAACTGGCCGCAGAAAAAGCCTGCGAAGCTTTAGGGATATAA
- a CDS encoding acyl carrier protein, whose product MSDIASRVKAIIVEKLGVDESEVTPEASFTNDLGADSLDTVELIMEFEKEFNVAIPDDQAETIGTVGQAIAYLEKNVK is encoded by the coding sequence ATGTCTGATATCGCTTCAAGAGTAAAAGCTATTATCGTAGAAAAATTAGGTGTTGACGAAAGTGAAGTAACACCAGAAGCAAGCTTCACCAACGACCTTGGTGCAGACTCGTTAGACACCGTGGAATTAATCATGGAGTTTGAAAAAGAATTTAACGTGGCTATTCCTGACGATCAGGCTGAGACTATTGGTACTGTTGGCCAGGCTATCGCTTACCTTGAAAAAAACGTTAAATAA
- a CDS encoding IPExxxVDY family protein codes for MQLTLNKRVLKFEIDLDFVLIAVTSSLKDYRICYYINKQLRFNFVRQPDLEVDIHHNDDPARFSVFNHYWEASETDFYFIANKGSDGLLIPEMREVDYFLMIKNYIDPQDLEDIISMLNKIPDIVAAVKIDPKKIKSRENLLF; via the coding sequence ATGCAACTAACTTTGAACAAGCGCGTATTAAAGTTTGAGATCGACCTTGATTTTGTACTTATAGCTGTTACATCTTCCTTAAAAGATTACCGTATTTGCTACTATATAAACAAGCAGTTGCGGTTTAATTTTGTACGCCAGCCAGACCTTGAGGTTGATATACATCATAACGATGACCCGGCACGGTTTTCGGTCTTTAATCATTACTGGGAGGCCAGCGAAACCGACTTTTACTTTATTGCCAACAAAGGATCAGATGGATTATTAATACCAGAAATGCGTGAAGTAGATTATTTTTTAATGATAAAGAACTACATTGACCCACAGGATCTGGAAGATATTATCTCTATGTTAAATAAAATACCTGATATAGTAGCCGCTGTAAAGATTGATCCTAAAAAAATAAAATCACGCGAAAATCTCTTATTTTAG